Part of the Paenibacillus guangzhouensis genome is shown below.
TTTTTTGCAGTTATTATGAGCGCAGCGCGCTTGGGCGAGCCAATTAACTGCTTTTTTGCAGTTATTTCGAGCGCAAAGGCGCTCGGGCGAGACATTTAACTGCTTTTTTGCAGTTATTTCGAGCGCTAAGCGATTGGGCGAGACATTTAACTGCTTTTTTGCAGTTATTTCGAGCGCAGAGCGCCCAGGCGAGGCAATTAACTGCTTTTTTGCAGTTATTTCGAGCGCAGAGGCGCCCAGGCGAGACATTTAACTGCTTTTTGACAGTTATTTCGAGCTCTGAGCGCCTGGGCGGGCCCAATTAACTGCTTTTTTGCAGTTATTATGAGCGCAGCGCGCTTGGGCGAGACAATTAACTGCTTTTTTGCAGTTATTTCGAGCGCAAAGGCGCTTGGGCGAGACAATTAACTGCTTTTTTGCAGTTATTATGAGCGCAAAGGCGCCGGGGCGAGACATTTAACTGCTTTTTTGCAGTTCTTTCGACCGCAAACCGCCCAGGCGGGCCAATAACTGCTTTTTTGCAGTTATTTCGAGCGCAAAGGCGCCAGGCGGGCCAATTAACTGCTTTTTTGCAGTTATTTCGAGCGCAAAGGCGCCCGGACGAGCCAATTAACTGCTTTTTTGCAGTTATTTCGACCGCAGAGCGCCTGGGCGAGACAATTAACTGCTTTTTTGCAGTTATTTCGAGCGCAGAGGCGCCCAGGCGGGCCAATTAACTGCTTTTTGGCAGTTAATGGCCCCATTTTCTTATCTATCGTATCTTATGCCATCCTTGAATCGTTTACTTTAAGAATAACAATAAACCAATCCCTTGGAGGTAGAACGATGAGCAACTATATCCCTTATGTCGTGGAGCAGACTCGCTTAGGCGAAAGATCCTATGATATTTATTCCCGATTATTGAAGGATCGAATCATTTTCCTCGGCTCCGCCGTTGACGATCAAGTCGCGAACAGCATCGTGGCGCAGATGCTCTTCCTATCAGCTGAAGACCAAGACAAGGACATCTATTTGTATATTAACAGTCCAGGCGGTTCTATCACAGCAGGGCTCGCGATTTATGACACGATGCAATACATCAAGGCACCCGTGCACACTATCTGTACAGGATTTGCTGCTTCCTTTGGCGCACTCCTGCTCTTATCCGGTTCACCTGGCAAACGATTTGCCCTTCCCAACAGTGAGATTATGATTCATCAACCAAGCGGCGGTGCCCAAGGTCAAGCGACGGATATAGAGATCTCGGCGAGACGGATTCTGAAGATGCGTGAGCAGACCAACAAAATCATGCAAAAGCATACAGGTCAACCGTTGGAACGGATCCAAAGAGACGTGGAGCGCGATTTCTTCATGTCCGCCGAGGAAGCGCTCGAGTACGGAATCATCGACAAAGTGATCTCCCATATGTAACCAGGAAGAAGAGAAGCGGAACGTACGCTTCTCTTTTTTCTATTGCCGGGAGAAGAACTGGATCAGTTCATCCACATTCTTTATGACGTATGTCGGCTGGATCTGCTCG
Proteins encoded:
- the clpP gene encoding ATP-dependent Clp endopeptidase proteolytic subunit ClpP; protein product: MSNYIPYVVEQTRLGERSYDIYSRLLKDRIIFLGSAVDDQVANSIVAQMLFLSAEDQDKDIYLYINSPGGSITAGLAIYDTMQYIKAPVHTICTGFAASFGALLLLSGSPGKRFALPNSEIMIHQPSGGAQGQATDIEISARRILKMREQTNKIMQKHTGQPLERIQRDVERDFFMSAEEALEYGIIDKVISHM